The Chryseolinea soli genome contains a region encoding:
- the gltB gene encoding glutamate synthase large subunit, whose product MKEKTRRGLYTPELEHDACGIGFVANINGTKTNQNLRDALSMLENMEHRGGKGSSPKTGDGAGILIQLPHDFFVEECNRLGFELPAAGRYGTGMVFFPRDKKVMNACREVLRKNIKELGLELLGYRVVPVDHSVPGPGAAEVEPVIEQVFVKAKDETLVGESFERKLFVLRNLTSHAIARDVKGSNKEFYITSFSARTIIYKGQLRTEQLREYFYDLQDPRLKTALALVHSRFSTNTFPNWKLAQPFRFIAHNGEINTIRGNVNKMKSKEALFKSTFFTDEELKMLLPITSPDGSDSANLDALVEMLVLSGRSLPHVLMMLVPEAWQDNKLMDPHRKAFYKYHASMMEPWDGPAALVFTDGTRIGATLDRNGLRPLRYCVTRSGRVIAASEAGALPVDPKDIIEKGRITPGKMLMVDTNLGKVLDDEKVKRAVYEGKSYYNWIIQNRLKLRLEPEHEWVESNFDEKTLVQRQNAYGYTAEDVKMLLLPMAEKGYEAVGSMGDDTPQAVLSKESRHLSNYFKQHFAQVSNPPIDPIRERLVMSLFTRVGSSLNVLAETPEHTRQIHISQPVLLNADLEKFKHLQDQGFECAVIQCVFKADGEPGRLEESLDRICNEAEKAVRAGKKILILSDRKISNEFAPIPSLLSVGAVHQYLVEKRIRTQAGLVVEAGDAWEVHHFATIVGYGASAVNPYMALETIHFLNKQGAFYKPLPDEEAYSNFQKAVGNGLLKVMSKMGISTLQSYQSSQIFEALGIGSDVVEKCFRGTISRIEGLSFDDIAKEVLVRHELAYENESKELPVGGVYQWKRRGEKHLFSPEVIHLLQHSTKSNNYELFKKYAQKINDQTRDTLTFRGLFEFKKRNPIALEEVEAVEEIFKRFATGAMSFGSISHEAHSTLAIAMNRIGGKSNSGEGGEDEARFEKKPNGDWERSAIKQVASGRFGVTSYYLANADELQIKMAQGAKPGEGGQLPGHKVDEWIGRVRHSTPGVGLISPPPHHDIYSIEDLAQLIYDLKNANRQARINVKLVSQAGVGTVAAGVAKAKADAILISGSDGGTGASPISSVRHAGLPWELGLAEAHQTLVKNNLRSRVVLQTDGQIRTGRDIAIAALLGAEEWGVATAALVVEGCIMMRKCHLNTCPVGIATQDSDLRKLFTGDPDHVVNFFTFLAHDLREVMAELGFRTVNEMVGRADMLRVRQDIDHWKIKKLDLSPILQREPVLEHIGLYKQIDQDFELEKVLDWKLVEAARAALDEAEPVQEKFIIRNTDRTTGALLSNEISKKYKGKGLPEDTIHFQFKGSAGQSFAAFVAPGVTFELEGEANDYFGKGLSGGKLIVYPDKESTFKPEDNIIVGNVAFYGATSGEAYIRGQAGERFCVRNSGVTTVVEGVGDHACEYMTGGRVVVLGKTGRNFAAGMSGGIAYVFDPERALERLCNKDMVDVETMEAEDKVEVKAMIEKHFKYTGSDPAEWILEKWEEASELFVKVMPKDYKAVLQKAKASKVPAAKVGKVTVKN is encoded by the coding sequence ATGAAAGAGAAGACCAGACGTGGTTTGTACACCCCTGAACTGGAACATGATGCCTGCGGCATTGGCTTCGTCGCCAACATCAACGGCACCAAAACTAACCAAAACCTGCGCGATGCCCTCTCCATGCTCGAAAACATGGAACACCGCGGAGGCAAGGGAAGTAGCCCCAAAACCGGCGACGGCGCGGGGATCCTGATCCAGTTGCCCCACGATTTTTTTGTTGAAGAATGTAACCGTCTCGGTTTCGAGTTGCCCGCCGCGGGCCGCTATGGAACCGGTATGGTGTTTTTCCCGCGCGACAAAAAGGTGATGAACGCCTGCCGCGAGGTGCTTAGAAAGAATATCAAAGAACTTGGCCTGGAGTTGCTCGGCTATCGCGTGGTGCCCGTAGACCACAGCGTGCCCGGTCCCGGTGCTGCCGAAGTGGAGCCTGTCATCGAGCAGGTGTTCGTGAAGGCCAAGGACGAAACACTCGTAGGCGAAAGCTTCGAACGCAAATTGTTCGTGCTGCGCAACCTCACCTCGCACGCCATTGCCCGCGATGTGAAAGGCAGCAACAAGGAATTTTACATTACCAGCTTCTCGGCGCGCACCATCATCTACAAAGGCCAGCTGCGCACCGAACAGCTTCGCGAATATTTTTATGACCTGCAGGACCCCCGCCTGAAGACCGCTTTGGCGCTGGTACACTCCCGCTTTTCGACCAACACGTTCCCCAACTGGAAACTGGCCCAGCCGTTCCGCTTCATCGCCCACAACGGCGAAATCAACACCATTCGCGGGAACGTCAACAAAATGAAATCCAAGGAAGCCCTCTTCAAATCGACGTTCTTTACCGACGAAGAATTGAAGATGCTGCTGCCCATCACCAGTCCCGACGGCTCCGACTCCGCCAACCTGGATGCGTTGGTAGAAATGCTGGTCTTGTCTGGACGTTCATTGCCGCACGTGCTCATGATGCTGGTGCCCGAAGCGTGGCAAGACAACAAGCTGATGGACCCGCACCGCAAGGCTTTCTACAAATACCATGCGTCCATGATGGAACCGTGGGATGGCCCCGCCGCCCTCGTATTCACCGACGGCACACGCATTGGCGCCACGCTTGACCGCAACGGCCTTCGCCCCTTGCGTTATTGCGTGACCCGTTCAGGCCGCGTGATCGCCGCCTCCGAAGCCGGCGCATTGCCCGTAGATCCCAAAGACATCATCGAAAAAGGACGCATCACCCCCGGCAAGATGCTCATGGTTGACACCAACTTGGGCAAAGTGCTGGACGACGAAAAAGTGAAGCGTGCCGTATACGAAGGCAAGTCGTACTACAACTGGATCATCCAAAACCGGTTGAAACTGCGCCTGGAGCCCGAACACGAATGGGTGGAAAGCAACTTCGACGAAAAGACACTTGTGCAACGCCAGAACGCCTACGGCTACACGGCCGAGGATGTGAAGATGCTGTTGCTCCCCATGGCCGAAAAAGGATACGAAGCCGTTGGCTCCATGGGCGACGACACGCCACAAGCCGTGTTGTCGAAAGAGAGCCGTCACCTTTCGAATTATTTCAAACAACATTTTGCGCAGGTAAGTAACCCGCCCATCGACCCCATCCGCGAGCGGTTGGTGATGTCGCTGTTCACACGCGTGGGCTCAAGCCTCAACGTGTTGGCCGAAACGCCTGAGCATACCCGCCAGATCCACATCTCACAACCGGTGTTGCTCAACGCCGACCTGGAAAAATTCAAACACTTGCAAGATCAGGGTTTTGAGTGCGCTGTAATTCAGTGCGTGTTCAAAGCCGATGGCGAGCCGGGCCGTTTGGAGGAAAGCCTCGACCGCATCTGCAACGAAGCCGAAAAGGCCGTGCGTGCCGGAAAGAAGATCCTGATCCTGTCGGACCGGAAGATCAGCAACGAATTTGCACCCATCCCTTCGCTGTTGTCGGTAGGGGCTGTGCATCAATACCTGGTAGAAAAAAGAATTCGCACGCAAGCCGGCCTCGTCGTAGAAGCGGGCGACGCGTGGGAAGTGCATCACTTTGCCACCATCGTGGGCTACGGCGCCAGCGCTGTAAACCCCTACATGGCCTTGGAGACCATCCACTTCCTCAACAAGCAAGGTGCTTTCTACAAGCCCCTTCCCGATGAAGAAGCCTACTCCAACTTCCAGAAGGCCGTTGGCAATGGTTTGTTGAAGGTGATGTCCAAGATGGGTATCAGCACACTGCAGTCGTACCAGTCTTCACAGATCTTTGAAGCGCTGGGTATTGGTAGCGATGTGGTGGAGAAATGTTTCAGAGGAACGATCAGCCGCATTGAAGGTTTGTCGTTTGATGATATCGCGAAGGAAGTACTGGTGCGTCACGAGCTTGCTTATGAGAACGAAAGCAAGGAGCTCCCGGTAGGCGGCGTATATCAGTGGAAACGCCGGGGTGAGAAACACTTGTTCAGCCCCGAAGTGATCCACTTGCTGCAACACTCGACTAAGTCAAACAACTACGAGCTCTTCAAAAAATACGCGCAAAAGATCAACGACCAAACGAGAGACACCCTCACGTTCCGCGGTCTGTTCGAATTCAAGAAGCGCAATCCTATTGCATTGGAAGAAGTGGAAGCGGTGGAAGAAATCTTCAAACGTTTCGCTACCGGAGCCATGTCGTTCGGATCCATTTCGCACGAAGCCCACAGCACGCTGGCCATTGCCATGAACCGCATCGGCGGCAAGAGCAACAGCGGCGAAGGCGGAGAAGATGAGGCACGTTTTGAGAAGAAGCCTAACGGCGACTGGGAGCGTTCGGCCATCAAGCAAGTGGCATCGGGTCGCTTTGGTGTGACAAGCTACTACCTGGCTAACGCCGACGAGCTCCAGATCAAAATGGCGCAGGGCGCAAAACCCGGCGAAGGTGGTCAGTTGCCCGGCCACAAAGTTGATGAATGGATCGGACGCGTGCGTCACTCTACACCCGGTGTAGGATTGATCTCGCCTCCTCCTCACCACGATATCTATTCGATCGAAGATCTGGCACAGCTGATCTATGATTTGAAAAACGCCAACCGCCAGGCCCGTATCAACGTGAAGCTTGTTTCTCAGGCCGGTGTGGGTACCGTAGCGGCCGGTGTGGCAAAAGCAAAAGCGGATGCCATTCTCATTTCCGGTTCCGATGGAGGAACCGGTGCATCGCCGATCAGCTCCGTGCGTCATGCCGGTCTGCCTTGGGAACTTGGCTTGGCCGAAGCGCACCAGACCCTGGTGAAAAATAATTTGAGAAGCCGCGTAGTGCTGCAGACCGACGGACAGATCCGTACGGGCCGTGACATCGCTATCGCTGCTTTGCTGGGCGCCGAAGAATGGGGTGTTGCTACGGCTGCACTGGTTGTAGAAGGCTGTATCATGATGCGCAAATGCCACTTGAACACTTGCCCCGTAGGTATTGCCACGCAAGACAGCGACCTGCGCAAATTGTTTACGGGCGATCCGGACCACGTCGTGAACTTCTTCACCTTCCTCGCGCACGACCTGCGTGAAGTGATGGCCGAACTCGGTTTCCGTACCGTGAACGAAATGGTGGGCCGTGCCGACATGCTGCGCGTGCGTCAGGACATCGACCACTGGAAGATCAAGAAACTCGACCTCTCCCCGATCCTGCAACGCGAGCCTGTGTTGGAACACATCGGTCTCTACAAACAGATCGACCAGGATTTCGAGTTGGAGAAAGTGTTGGATTGGAAACTGGTGGAAGCTGCACGTGCCGCACTGGACGAAGCCGAACCGGTTCAAGAGAAATTCATCATCCGCAATACCGACCGCACCACGGGCGCATTGCTGTCGAACGAGATCTCGAAAAAATATAAAGGCAAAGGTTTACCGGAAGATACCATCCACTTCCAATTCAAAGGATCGGCAGGCCAGAGCTTTGCAGCCTTCGTTGCACCGGGTGTGACATTCGAACTGGAGGGCGAAGCAAACGACTACTTTGGAAAAGGTTTGTCGGGTGGAAAACTGATCGTGTATCCCGACAAGGAGTCGACCTTCAAGCCCGAAGACAACATCATCGTGGGTAACGTAGCCTTCTATGGTGCAACTTCCGGTGAAGCGTATATCCGCGGACAAGCCGGCGAGCGCTTCTGCGTTCGTAACTCGGGTGTGACCACGGTGGTGGAAGGCGTAGGCGATCACGCTTGCGAGTACATGACCGGTGGCCGCGTGGTGGTGCTGGGTAAAACCGGACGGAACTTCGCTGCGGGGATGAGCGGTGGCATTGCCTATGTATTTGATCCCGAACGCGCCCTGGAACGCCTTTGCAACAAAGACATGGTCGATGTAGAGACCATGGAAGCGGAAGACAAGGTAGAAGTGAAGGCCATGATCGAGAAACACTTCAAGTATACGGGCAGCGACCCGGCAGAGTGGATCCTCGAGAAGTGGGAAGAAGCTTCCGAACTCTTTGTGAAGGTGATGCCGAAAGACTACAAGGCGGTGCTGCAAAAAGCAAAAGCCTCGAAAGTACCGGCAGCCAAGGTTGGAAAAGTTACAGTTAAAAATTGA
- the mnmD gene encoding tRNA (5-methylaminomethyl-2-thiouridine)(34)-methyltransferase MnmD has product MSLTIITTGDGSHSLRNEALNETYHSVHGAVQESVHVFIRNGLEHRLQDSHDEPLSVFEVGFGTGLNALLTVHYALENAVLLSYTSIEAFPVPEEIWRTLNYASTEEAQKKFYSLHEVPWETEQPIVASFRLRKMHTTLENVILPASSFDVIYFDAFAPNKQPDLWTLPILEKVAALLKPGGVFVTYCAKGQLKRDLKSLGLTTETLSGPPGKKEMVRATRAVAG; this is encoded by the coding sequence ATGTCGCTCACCATCATCACCACCGGCGATGGCTCGCATTCATTGCGAAACGAGGCGCTGAATGAAACGTATCATTCCGTACATGGCGCCGTGCAAGAATCGGTGCACGTCTTTATCCGGAATGGGTTGGAGCATCGCTTGCAGGATTCGCACGACGAACCCCTTTCCGTTTTCGAAGTCGGCTTTGGCACCGGGCTGAATGCGTTGCTGACGGTGCATTATGCTTTGGAAAATGCGGTGCTCCTCTCGTATACATCGATTGAAGCTTTCCCCGTGCCGGAAGAAATCTGGCGAACGCTGAACTATGCTTCCACGGAAGAAGCCCAAAAGAAATTCTATTCACTGCACGAGGTCCCCTGGGAAACGGAACAACCGATCGTCGCCTCGTTTCGTCTGCGAAAAATGCATACAACATTGGAAAATGTGATTCTCCCGGCCTCGTCGTTTGATGTGATCTACTTCGACGCGTTCGCTCCCAACAAGCAACCCGACTTGTGGACGCTGCCTATACTGGAAAAGGTAGCCGCTTTGCTGAAGCCTGGCGGGGTGTTTGTTACCTACTGCGCCAAGGGCCAGTTAAAGCGCGACCTCAAAAGTCTGGGGCTCACAACGGAGACCCTATCCGGCCCGCCCGGCAAGAAGGAGATGGTGCGGGCGACGCGTGCGGTGGCGGGTTGA
- the ispF gene encoding 2-C-methyl-D-erythritol 2,4-cyclodiphosphate synthase → MKIRVGMGFDVHELEAGRNFYLGGMPLPDAPKGAVGHSDADVLIHAICDALLGAANLRDIGFHFSNTDDRWKNMDSTFFLKEVTRLVHEKGWRIGNVDCTICLEKPKVNPHIPAMKKILAPLMDITEDDVSIKATTNEKLGYVGREEGVCAYAVALIQKA, encoded by the coding sequence ATGAAGATACGCGTAGGCATGGGTTTCGACGTGCACGAATTGGAAGCAGGCAGAAATTTCTACCTCGGCGGCATGCCGTTGCCCGATGCGCCTAAGGGTGCCGTTGGGCACTCCGACGCCGACGTGCTCATTCACGCCATCTGCGACGCCCTGCTGGGTGCCGCCAACTTGCGCGACATTGGCTTCCATTTTTCCAACACCGACGACCGGTGGAAGAACATGGACAGCACATTCTTTCTCAAAGAAGTGACGCGTCTCGTCCACGAAAAAGGGTGGCGCATCGGCAACGTAGACTGCACCATTTGCCTGGAGAAACCCAAGGTGAATCCGCATATTCCCGCCATGAAAAAGATCCTGGCTCCGCTCATGGACATCACCGAAGACGATGTGTCGATCAAGGCCACGACCAACGAAAAACTAGGCTATGTTGGACGCGAAGAGGGCGTGTGTGCTTATGCCGTGGCGTTGATCCAGAAAGCATAA
- a CDS encoding M16 family metallopeptidase — MITFSEFQLENGLRVIVHEDPTVQIAVMNILYDVGSRDERPDKTGFAHLFEHLMFGGSANIPNYDEPLQRVGGENNAFTNTDITNYYLTLPASNIETGFWLESDRMNGLSFDPKVLEVQRKVVIEEFKQRYLNQPYGDVWLKLRPLAYHVHPYQWATIGKEISHIENATMEDVKEFFFHHYVPDNAVLVVAGNVTVDQVKRLSEKWFGPIRAGKQSRSLPKEPAQKQKRALDVNANVPANALYKAYHMGARFDADYYTSDLLSDVLSRGQSSRLYQKLVKEKEIFTSISSFVMGTVDPGLFVISGRVKDGITVEQAEGEVNEILSTLVAKGTDEEELEKVKNQTESTLEFGEVEVMNRAMNLAFAKLSGDTNLVNEEAKLIRAVTTADMQRVARSILREENSSVLYYRAEKK; from the coding sequence ATGATAACCTTTAGCGAATTTCAACTGGAGAACGGGCTCCGCGTGATCGTGCACGAAGATCCCACGGTGCAGATCGCAGTCATGAACATCTTGTATGACGTCGGCTCCCGCGATGAGCGCCCGGACAAAACCGGCTTTGCCCATTTGTTCGAGCACCTGATGTTTGGCGGATCGGCCAACATTCCCAACTACGACGAACCGTTACAACGCGTGGGCGGCGAAAACAACGCGTTCACCAATACCGATATCACCAACTATTACCTTACGCTCCCCGCTTCCAATATCGAGACCGGTTTCTGGCTGGAGAGCGACCGCATGAACGGTTTGTCGTTCGATCCCAAGGTGCTGGAAGTACAACGGAAGGTAGTGATCGAAGAATTCAAACAGCGCTATCTCAATCAGCCGTATGGCGATGTCTGGCTGAAGCTGAGGCCGCTGGCCTATCATGTTCACCCCTATCAATGGGCTACGATCGGCAAGGAGATCAGCCACATCGAGAACGCCACGATGGAGGATGTGAAGGAATTTTTCTTCCATCACTATGTACCCGACAACGCCGTGCTCGTGGTCGCCGGAAACGTAACGGTGGACCAAGTGAAACGGCTTTCCGAAAAATGGTTTGGCCCGATCCGCGCCGGCAAGCAGTCGCGCTCGCTGCCCAAAGAGCCCGCACAAAAACAAAAAAGGGCGCTGGATGTCAACGCCAACGTTCCGGCAAATGCCCTTTACAAAGCCTATCACATGGGCGCGCGTTTTGACGCCGATTATTATACTTCCGACTTGCTGAGCGACGTGCTGAGCCGCGGACAATCCAGCCGTCTATACCAGAAACTGGTGAAAGAGAAAGAGATTTTCACTTCCATTTCTTCGTTTGTGATGGGGACGGTAGATCCCGGTCTGTTTGTGATCAGCGGCCGCGTGAAGGACGGCATCACCGTGGAGCAAGCCGAGGGCGAAGTGAATGAAATTCTGTCCACGCTCGTGGCCAAAGGAACCGACGAGGAGGAGCTTGAAAAAGTAAAAAACCAAACCGAGTCGACCCTTGAATTTGGCGAGGTGGAGGTGATGAACCGCGCCATGAACCTGGCCTTTGCCAAACTATCGGGCGACACCAACCTGGTGAACGAAGAAGCAAAACTGATCCGCGCCGTGACAACCGCCGACATGCAGCGCGTGGCCCGGTCGATTCTGCGCGAAGAAAATTCCAGCGTACTTTATTATCGCGCGGAAAAAAAATAG
- a CDS encoding ATP-binding protein, with the protein MRFGILALFVLIFSGLTAQEYRFRLYRVEQGLPSDVTKAVAEDSLNFLWMATDDGLVKYDGLSFTTYKHAFRSQYIKGFLKTRSRRLLVIGDLDVVEIQNKIDTVLFKTLIQGSRTPTDSTVWSPKSIYEDRHGIIWLGEPQSVMRYDGKSVKRFNFGEANRSPIFIRSFSFFEDSHDNLYAVSYQGNIFRYDDLLRDFVPVPGELPRNVNHVLFFQGKLLVASGSGLFEAEMEDLHIKSAKKVLPILNASYLMATDDALWVCTYDQELYRLSHNNYFDLKVLDYSFKGINSCYASSEGDIWVSTDKGIVLVQKEIFLQADVNSEGHFIEGIAHDGNHHLTYYCTKETLVELKPATDGSWEHTLRYNNKDAYFQSLAFNKRGLWASSVSDVFLFENGVVKKQWNFASQGNFVHDLYIDKQDNVWLGQAGTNRVTVITDSLTVRHYEVPVSRQSEINLVREGPEGIYVAASGVGGYLFLKPHKASAFKNVSLPVTFQTHGDFNIQDMAFQGNILWIASTEGLLRYDGHTIKRIEFGEVFSTFSVSSVETLDGQNIIFSNSFGLFCYNVVSGEFGLYDENSGLPSNAITDHGLSIDPDRDVWIGTSFGLGYTQESLTENKKTVRPYAVSAQVDAKHTPFVKGVYAPYGSFINIQFSPITFPENKINLQWRMRGDSMWHKMEHHEASLSNLSAGKHTVEVRAKKNMGLGWSDTRTVDVYISPPFWQRAEFIMLVLCAVLLISWASFSVSSRIMQKRKEFLQNLVNKRTEELQKANEELTVRNNELDRFVYSASHDLSAPLKSILGLIRVARLDNPGDGHKEYLTMMERSVLKLEEFIKDVVSYSRNTRMPVKLEPFRFDDMVKSILQDLQYSPGFAKIRFAVKDELQAELISDPIRVRIVLNNLISNAIKFHLFENGRQPYVNIELRCKAKQYLIVVEDNGQGIEEKHLGRIFEMFYRATENAQGSGLGLYILKETVTKLGGFVEVRSVFGEGATFTITLPDRVHLEQVQPA; encoded by the coding sequence ATGCGTTTCGGCATCCTGGCCTTGTTTGTGTTAATTTTCTCAGGGCTGACCGCCCAGGAATACCGTTTTCGCCTCTACCGTGTTGAACAAGGCCTGCCCAGCGACGTGACCAAGGCCGTCGCCGAAGACTCCCTCAACTTCCTTTGGATGGCCACCGACGATGGTCTGGTGAAATACGACGGTCTTTCGTTCACCACCTACAAACACGCTTTTCGCAGCCAGTACATAAAAGGTTTTTTAAAAACGCGCAGCCGGCGATTGCTGGTCATCGGTGACCTGGACGTGGTGGAGATCCAAAACAAGATCGATACGGTGCTCTTCAAGACCTTGATTCAGGGTTCGCGCACGCCAACCGATTCTACGGTGTGGTCTCCCAAATCAATCTATGAAGATCGTCATGGTATTATCTGGCTGGGCGAGCCACAATCGGTGATGCGCTACGATGGAAAATCTGTCAAGCGTTTCAATTTCGGGGAAGCCAACCGCTCGCCCATCTTCATTCGATCGTTCAGTTTCTTTGAAGATTCGCACGATAATCTTTATGCGGTCTCCTACCAGGGAAATATTTTTCGCTACGACGATCTTCTGCGCGACTTTGTGCCCGTACCCGGCGAGTTGCCACGCAACGTAAACCATGTCTTGTTCTTCCAGGGCAAACTGCTGGTGGCCAGCGGCAGTGGGTTGTTCGAAGCAGAAATGGAAGATCTTCATATTAAAAGCGCCAAGAAGGTACTTCCCATTCTAAATGCATCCTACCTGATGGCCACCGACGATGCGTTGTGGGTATGCACCTATGACCAGGAGCTTTACCGCCTGTCGCACAACAACTACTTCGACCTGAAAGTACTGGACTATAGTTTCAAGGGGATCAACAGTTGCTATGCCAGCAGCGAAGGCGACATCTGGGTATCGACCGACAAGGGAATCGTGTTGGTGCAGAAAGAGATTTTTTTACAGGCCGACGTGAATTCCGAAGGCCACTTCATCGAAGGCATCGCCCACGACGGCAACCACCACCTCACCTACTACTGTACCAAAGAAACCCTTGTGGAATTAAAGCCCGCCACCGACGGCAGTTGGGAGCACACGTTGCGCTACAACAATAAAGATGCTTATTTCCAATCGCTCGCGTTCAACAAAAGAGGCTTGTGGGCCAGCAGCGTGTCGGATGTCTTTCTATTTGAGAATGGCGTTGTCAAAAAGCAATGGAACTTTGCCTCGCAGGGGAATTTTGTACACGACCTTTATATCGACAAACAAGACAACGTATGGCTGGGTCAGGCGGGAACAAACCGGGTCACGGTGATCACCGATTCGTTGACCGTCCGCCACTATGAAGTTCCGGTTTCCAGGCAAAGCGAGATCAACCTGGTGCGAGAAGGACCGGAGGGGATATATGTCGCGGCCAGCGGCGTGGGTGGATACTTGTTTCTCAAACCCCACAAAGCCTCTGCCTTTAAAAATGTTAGCCTCCCCGTTACGTTCCAGACGCACGGTGACTTCAACATTCAGGACATGGCCTTCCAGGGCAACATTCTTTGGATCGCATCGACAGAGGGATTGCTGCGCTATGATGGCCACACGATCAAACGGATAGAATTTGGCGAAGTGTTCTCCACCTTTTCCGTCAGCTCTGTGGAAACGCTTGACGGGCAGAATATCATTTTCTCCAATTCTTTCGGACTGTTTTGTTACAATGTAGTCTCCGGCGAGTTCGGTCTCTACGATGAGAACTCCGGGTTGCCCAGCAACGCCATCACCGATCACGGTCTCTCGATCGACCCCGACCGGGATGTGTGGATCGGTACCTCGTTCGGTTTGGGCTATACCCAGGAGTCGCTAACCGAAAACAAGAAGACCGTAAGACCTTATGCCGTCAGCGCGCAGGTAGACGCGAAGCATACCCCGTTTGTGAAGGGCGTGTACGCTCCTTACGGTTCTTTCATCAACATCCAGTTCTCGCCCATCACCTTTCCCGAAAATAAGATCAACCTGCAGTGGCGCATGCGGGGCGACAGCATGTGGCATAAAATGGAACATCACGAAGCGAGTCTGTCCAATCTTTCGGCCGGCAAGCACACCGTGGAGGTGCGTGCCAAAAAGAACATGGGTCTAGGATGGAGCGACACGCGCACGGTGGACGTTTATATCTCGCCGCCATTCTGGCAACGCGCCGAATTTATCATGCTGGTGCTTTGTGCCGTGCTGCTCATTTCGTGGGCCTCGTTCAGCGTCAGCTCGCGGATCATGCAAAAGCGCAAAGAGTTTCTTCAAAACCTGGTAAACAAACGGACGGAGGAGCTGCAAAAAGCAAATGAAGAGCTTACGGTACGCAACAATGAACTGGACCGTTTTGTCTACAGCGCCTCGCACGACCTGAGTGCACCGCTGAAATCCATCCTGGGTCTGATCCGCGTGGCGCGCCTCGACAATCCCGGCGACGGGCACAAAGAATACCTCACCATGATGGAACGCAGCGTGCTGAAGCTGGAGGAATTCATCAAAGACGTGGTGAGCTATTCGCGGAACACGCGCATGCCCGTGAAGCTGGAACCGTTCCGCTTCGACGATATGGTGAAAAGCATTTTACAAGATCTTCAATACTCCCCGGGTTTTGCCAAGATCCGGTTCGCCGTGAAAGACGAACTTCAGGCCGAGCTGATCAGCGACCCGATACGGGTACGGATCGTACTGAACAACCTGATCTCCAATGCCATTAAATTTCACCTGTTCGAGAACGGTCGCCAACCCTATGTGAATATCGAGCTGCGGTGTAAAGCCAAGCAATACCTGATCGTGGTGGAGGACAATGGCCAGGGCATCGAGGAAAAACACCTGGGACGTATTTTCGAGATGTTCTACCGCGCCACCGAAAATGCACAGGGCTCCGGATTGGGTTTGTATATTTTGAAAGAGACGGTCACCAAATTGGGTGGCTTTGTGGAGGTGCGATCCGTCTTTGGCGAAGGCGCAACCTTCACGATCACCCTGCCCGACCGGGTCCACCTCGAGCAGGTGCAGCCGGCCTAA